From Miscanthus floridulus cultivar M001 chromosome 15, ASM1932011v1, whole genome shotgun sequence, the proteins below share one genomic window:
- the LOC136507705 gene encoding BTB/POZ and MATH domain-containing protein 1-like yields MSSLARRLLSGSVTVVRHANGSHLHRMDGYSLLEQAIKTGSAVTSSAFSVGGRKWELLLYPNGIDADHRRSVSADLRLAYEDRGHREATATYRVSILDYAGNPAHSRTVGPCRFEGFHYIDIGSSWRTKDEAEERMKMKKTSVDELEAAEELRRSAPFLLRNDRLNVLCDVSVVEKDKRRNKWFMGLDRAFNGFSY; encoded by the coding sequence ATGTCGTCGTTGGCTCGGCGTCTCCTCTCCGGCTCCGTCACCGTCGTAAGGCATGCGAACGGCAGCCACCTGCACCGGATGGACGGCTACTCGCTTCTCGAGCAGGCGATCAAAACCGGCAGCGCGGTCACCTCCAGCGCCTTCTCGGTCGGCGGTCGCAAGTGGGAGCTCCTACTCTACCCCAACGGGATCGACGCCGACCACCGGAGGTCCGTGTCCGCCGATCTCAGGCTCGCGTACGAAGACAGAGGTCATCGGGAGGCCACGGCCACGTACCGCGTGAGCATCCTCGACTACGCCGGCAACCCGGCGCACAGCCGAACCGTGGGGCCGTGCCGCTTCGAGGGATTTCACTACATCGATATCGGGTCGTCGTGGAGGACGAAGGACGAGGCGGAGGAGcgcatgaagatgaagaagacgaGCGTCGACGagctggaggcggcggaggagctgCGGAGGTCGGCGCCGTTCCTGCTCCGGAACGACCGCCTTAACGTGCTGTGCGACGTCTCGGTGGTGGAGAAGGACAAGCGTCGCAACAAGTGGTTTATGGGACTCGACCGCGCCTTCAATGGCTTCAGTTATTAG